From one Triticum urartu cultivar G1812 chromosome 3, Tu2.1, whole genome shotgun sequence genomic stretch:
- the LOC125547784 gene encoding ankyrin repeat-containing protein At5g02620-like: protein MELRQAAGDFKDDGSSFMCSRLYVAAFESRTQEVAGLLAGRSGDSPPAAHPKGIVVDHHGRPCTTQEVTGEGNTLLHIAAGQGNGGLIAEVCYHDSSLMSSVNRALDTPLHSAARAGHADAAEAVVRLARANVEEDALRGILRGRNDAGDTALHLAARHGHREAVERLMKLAPELAAEVDGAGVSALYLAVMSGSVDAVRAIASHGDASAAGPSSQNALHAAVLQSSEMVDLLLQWRPALTSNLDTNKSSPLHFAASDGDCSIIEALLAHSPPSTAYLQDSDGISALHTAARMGHVAAVRQLLELYPSCADIRDNQGRSFVHVAAMKGRPSVVSYVIKNRMLEHLLNMQDKEGNTPLHLAVAAGEHKVISKLLACKKVHTHMMNNAGRTPSDLIEDSTGFYSMIKLVVKLYISGARFRPERQDHIEKWKGQDIMKWRETTSKNLAIVSTLVATIAFSAAFNVPGSYGSDGKANLDGDRFYNAFLVLDTIAVTTSVVATILLIYGRASRTNRSWIGFIVSMHFLWVALNSMMLAFFMAIAAVVSDKNPMKIALSQLMYGGLYILMTLLASFATPGSFLGVVRFLVGGCSEHLRRSKRRISRQFPFVVYYAFNVIVFIIVNSIVLVLISVAGRLPR, encoded by the exons ATGGAACTCAGACAAGCAGCCGGCGACTTCAAGGATGATGGAAGCTCCTTCATGTGCTCCCGGCTCTACGTCGCGGCGTTCGAGAGCCGCACGCAGGAGGTCGCCGGCCTCCTGGCGGGAAGAAGCGGCGACTCACCGCCGGCAGCGCACCCAAAAGGTATCGTGGTTGATCACCATGGGCGACCATGTACGACtcaggaggtcaccggagaggggAACACGCTCCTGCACATCGCCGCCGGGCAGGGCAACGGAGGGCTCATCGCCGAGGTGTGCTACCACGACAGCTCCCTCATGTCCTCCGTGAACCGGGCGCTGGACACGCCGCTGCACAGCGCCGCGCGGGCCGGACACGCGGACGCCGCGGAGGCCGTCGTCCGGCTGGCCCGGGCGAACGTGGAGGAGGACGCGCTCCGCGGGATCCTCCGCGGCAGGAACGACGCCGGGGACACGGCGCTGCACCTGGCCGCGAGGCACGGCCACCGCGAGGCGGTggagaggctcatgaagctggcgccggagctcgccgcgGAGGTGGACGGCGCCGGCGTGTCGGCTCTGTACCTGGCGGTGATGAGCGGATCGGTGGACGCAGTCAGAGCCATCGCCTCGCACGGCGACGCGTCGGCCGCCGGACCGAGCTCGCAGAATGCCTTGCACGCCGCCGTTCTCCAGAGTTCAG AAATGGTTGACTTGCTCTTGCAATGGAGGCCAGCACTCACCAGCAACCTTGACACAAACAAGAGCAGCCCGCTGCATTTCGCCGCATCGGACGGTGACTGCTCGATCATCGAAGCGCTCTTAGCACATTCACCGCCCAGCACGGCATATCTGCAGGACAGCGATGGCATATCTGCTCTACATACCGCGGCAAGGATGGGCCATGTAGCCGCCGTCCGCCAACTGCTGGAACTATACCCTTCTTGCGCCGACATTCGTGACAACCAGGGCAGAAGCTTTGTGCATGTTGCGGCCATGAAGGGCCGCCCTTCCGTCGTGTCCTATGTTATCAAAAACAGGATGCTGGAACATCTTCTGAATATGCAAGACAAGGAAGGGAACACGCCGTTGCATTTGGCCGTGGCGGCAGGGGAGCACAAGGTCATCTCCAAGCTGTTAGCGTGTAAGAAGGTGCATACCCACATGATGAACAATGCTGGCCGGACACCATCTGATCTCATAGAGGATTCAACTGGTTTCTACTCAATG ATAAAGCTAGTGGTGAAACTGTATATTTCTGGAGCACGGTTCAGGCCAGAGAGGCAAGACCATATAGAGAAATGGAAGGGTCAGGATATCATGAAATGGCGAGAGACGACATCGAAAAATCTCGCAATTGTCTCCACACTCGTGGCGACAATCGCCTTCTCTGCAGCGTTCAACGTGCCTGGATCATACGGATCAGATGGAAAGGCAAATCTTGACGGGGATCGTTTCTACAACGCCTTCTTGGTGTTGGACACCATTGCCGTGACCACATCTGTGGTTGCAACAATACTGCTTATCTATGGGAGAGCTTCGCGAACAAATCGCTCCTGGATAGGCTTCATTGTTTCAATGCATTTTCTTTGGGTGGCGCTGAATAGCATGATGCTAGCCTTCTTCATGGCTATAGCCGCCGTGGTGAGCGACAAGAACCCCATGAAGATCGCATTGTCTCAGCTGATGTATGGAGGGTTGTACATCTTGATGACGCTGCTTGCAAGCTTTGCAACTCCCGGATCGTTTCTAGGTGTTGTGCGGTTTTTGGTTGGCGGTTGTTCTGAACATCTACGGCGTTCCAAAAGACGCATAAGTCGACAGTTCCCCTTTGTTGTATATTATGCCTTTAATGTGATTGTGTTCATCATTGTAAATTCAATAGTACTTGTATTAATCAGTGTCGCTGGCCGTCTGCCTAGGTAG